One genomic window of Arvicola amphibius chromosome 4, mArvAmp1.2, whole genome shotgun sequence includes the following:
- the LOC119811522 gene encoding LOW QUALITY PROTEIN: 60S ribosomal protein L37a-like (The sequence of the model RefSeq protein was modified relative to this genomic sequence to represent the inferred CDS: substituted 2 bases at 2 genomic stop codons), producing the protein MKKLAEAGSVVTGFRVTQPPLLSCFLELSMTSQPTPRKYKSHQPERAEPSVSEHQHATWLNTKKAGLVGIYGSHYGPSHWETVKKTGINQHAKYTCSLCGKTKMKNQAIGIWHCGSAXKQXLVGTWTYNTISAVTVKSATRRPKELKE; encoded by the exons atgaagaaacttgcagaggcaggcagtgtgGTGACTGGCTTCAGAGTCACCCAGCCTCCcttgctttcctgtttcctggAGCTCAGCATGACATCACAGCCCACCCCAAGGAAGTACAAGAGTCATCAGCCAGAGAGGGCAGAGCCATCTGTCTCTGAACATCAGCACG CAACATGGTTAAATACCAAGAAGGCAGGGCTTGTGGGGATATATGGATCCCACTATGGTCCCTCCCACTGGGAAACAGTGAAGAAAACTGGAATCAATCAGCACGCCAAATACACCTGCTCCCTCTGTGGCAAGACCAAGATGAAGAATCAAGCCATCGGCATCTGGCACTGTGGGTCTGCATGAAAGCAGTAGTTGGTGGGGACCTGGACCTACAACACCATTTCCGCAGTCACAGTGAAGTCTGCCACCAGAAGACCAAAGGAACTGAAGGAATAG